The genomic stretch AGCACCAGAGAGCAGAGACCAAGCTCGCGATTCCGCCGCTCACTCCCCCCATAAAATGTCTCCTCTCTGAACGATTCTTCCTTTTCCTCCCTCTCCTTTTGGCTTGCATTATTCTCTCTGATCCTGATAGACGATCGCAGTGCCGTGCCTTGAAGTGGGAAATGATGAATGGCGGCGCGAAGGTCTCGCCGGAGGCGTTCGACCCGGCGGCGGTGGCCGCGGAGCCCTTGCCGGAGGTGGTCGAGCTGAATGGGGACGTAGCGGGAGCGGGGAAGGTCGGGAATGGGAAGAGGGAGATCGTGCTGGGGAGGAACGTGCACACCACGTGCCTTGCCATCGAGGAGCCCGACGCCAACGACGACTTCACCGGCGACAAGGAGGCTTACATGGCCGGCGTCCTGGCTCGTTACAGGAAGACGCTGATGGAGAGGACCAAGCACCATTTAGGTGCTCGCTCTTGCCTTCTCTGATCTGGCGCTTTTGCTTGTGTATTTCCCCCTCTTGCTTTTGTTTGTGGCTAAGGTGGACTTCCGACGTTTACTAATGATCGATCCATTTCAGGAAAGGAAACTATGCTACTTTTCCCCATTCCTTTTGATTAAATCAGTCTACCCAAAAATTGCTTTTTCATTGTGTTGGTTGTCGCCGGATTGTAGGCGCTTGATCTGTCAAACGGGGTTTGATTCGACGAGTCACTTTAATTTCGCCGACCACAATATCCTGGGCGAACCTTTTGTCTTCTCCATATGCATGCAGCAGAATTTGTTTCTTGTACTTGTTTTCGGGGGTGATGTTTTCCTTGCCAATTGTTTACTTACTGTTGGCCATAAGTTGTCGTCAAATCCGTGTCTTTGGCTAGCCTTAGATGCAACTGTGGGCTACAAAAGCATATTTCTTGGCTTCAACGATAGCATTCTTTTCTGAGCTGAACATTGTTTATCTAATTTGGATGTCTAACGGTAGAAAGTGACTCTGTGTTTGGAAGTTCTCTGATTTCTCAGGAGAATACTCTTTTACTGTAGTAGCATGTTGTTTGGGAGACAAGGCCACGTTTAGTTTAATAAATGAACGCTAGTGAACATTCTCGTAATGATTGCACTCATATTCTCTGCATTGTTTAGAGACAGAACTTATGTACGAATGTGGACTATGTCCAGTTCTCACTGGCAATTTAATGTCGATGCAGGCTATCCTTACAATCTGGACTTCGATTATGGGGCTTTGTCACAGTTGCAGCACTTCTCGATCAATAACCTGGGGGACCCTTTTATTGAGAGCAACTACGGAGTGCACTCAAGACAGTTTGAAGTTGGTGTGTTGGATTGGTTTGCTCGTTTGTGGGAAATCGAGAAAAGTGATTACTGGGGTTATATTACAAACTGTGGGACTGAAGGCAATCTCCATGGGATCTTAGTGGGGTaagtaaatgtcaaattttttttgctgcATTATTCATGCTGTACATAAAGCAAACTGGATGAGAAGACTGAAAAGATGACAACCTTGAATGTGCAGGAGGGAAGTTTTTCCTGATGGAATTCTATATGCATCACGAGAGTCACATTATTCTGTTTTCAAGGCAGCACGGATGTATAGGATGGAATGCGTTAAAGTAGCAACGCTGGTTTCTGGGGAGATTGACTGTACTGATTTTAAGGACAAACTACTTGCTAACAAGGATAAGCCTGCTATCATCAATGCTAACATAGGTATCTATATTCTCTCTATCTCCACATGTAGGGTTCATGCATTCcatagatgaggtgcatgttgtTGTAAACATACAGATCATAAAGTTTTAGCTGAatgattaattttcttttgaaggaaCAACTGTCAAAGGTGCTGTAGATGACCTTGATCTCATTATAAAAACTCTTGAAGAAAGTGGGTTTACACAAGATCGATTCTACATACATTGTGACGGAGCTTTATTTGGACTCATGATGCCTTTCGTCAAACGTGTAAGTGATTTGATTTTCACGTTACCCTTTTTGAAGAAGACTTGAAGGATAAGAGTTGTTTTACTCTTTTTAGACAGGGAGAGATTGTATTACGTCGAAGAGAGATTTGCATGTTACACGTTATCGATTCTGcataagtttttgttttttgtgtttGTGTAGCTTTGCTTTCTCTTTTAAAGATTTACATGATTCCAAGTTGTAAGTAATTAAATACCTGGTGTTTATGGAGATTTTACCATTTCGAAATAATTGGTTGTTTTGCTATGAGTTGTACGATTGGACTGGTTTTGCCTTCTTTTCAGCCAGAATTGGCTATTCATGCATAAAgagctttcttttccttgtacgtattcccataacattgtcatttttattttgttgaccAGGCACCAAAGGTTTCCTTTAAGAAACCCATTGGAAGTGTAAGTGTTTCTGGCCACAAGTTTGTGGGATGTCCAATGCCTTGTGGTGTTCAAATTACAAGGATGGATCATATAAATGCTCTGTCAAGGAATGTCGAATACCTTGCTTCCAGGGATGCGACGATCATGGGTAGCAGGAATGGCCACGCTCCTATCTTTCTTTGGTACACGCTCAATCGCAAAGGTTACAAAGGGTTCCAAAAGGAAGTACAGAAGTGCCTTAGAAATGCCCACTACCTGAAGGATCGTCTTCGTGAGGCAGGGGTAAGTGCCATGTTAAACGAGCTAAGCAGCACGGTTGTATTTGAACGGCCTTCAGAAGAAGAGTTTGTGCGCAGATGGCAACTGGCTTGCGAGGGAAATATTGCTCACGTCGTGGTCATGCCTAGCGTTAGTATTGAGAAATTGGACGATTTCGTGAATGAATTGATTGAGAATCGGTCGACTTGGTACAGCGATGGAACAGTCCAGCCTCCTTGTGTTGCTGTAGACATAGGAGCTGAGAATTGTTGTTGTGCTCTGCATAAGTGATCGACTTTTGGTAATTTAGATTGTGGTTGGTTGGTAATTTAGATTGTGGTTGGTTGGTTGGCGTCGTCGTCGATGTTGTTGTTGTGTTTGTTAGGAAATGTTTCAGACTTTCTAGCTGAGTTTGATCGAGGCATATTTCCTTCTATAATAAGCTCCTGCAGCTTTATCAGAATGGCCTCATATTCTCCTCCTAAAACTTATGATGGGAAGACGGTAAATATGTGCTCGTCCACCTCTGCTGGACGAGGGTATCGTCATTGTGCCCACTTTCATGTTTTCCTCCTCTTCATTCACATTGATGATGGTTGTGGATTCTTCAGGCCACCACAACGATCATTCCCTTCTATTGATATAAATCTTTTGTCTGCAACGAGGCAACCCGTGTTTCGCGGTCCTCTCCTATCTCAAGGCGCTTAACAGTTTCTACTCTGCGCGGATGCTGCGCACCGTTTGTATTACGCAAATGATGGGCTGCCGACGGTGGTTGTGTCTCAGGGtccatttttatcttccatTCCTATCTTCTTCGCGATCtctgtcccaaaatttagagaAGGATGTAATGTGCATGGATGATGGTGCTTTGTAGAGTTATCAAATTTTCAACTCGTCCAAGCCCAATAAGCCCAAATTCGCTTGACCTAAGCAAGCAATTTCCTTTTTGGGCTTGACTCGCTCATGCCATCTAAGCCCaattgttttattaagagatTATTATACTTATCAAATCATGAGGGGCATCGAGTCTACTTAGCTCGGATCCCACGCTCAAGCTCGTCACCCGCCCTTTAATCAGGTCAGTGAGTCTTCTTGTACTTTCATAAATAATGGTATTACCGTGTAAAACTTCTAGTAAAATGTAGTACCTCACTAATTTTATGGTAATTATATATCTCTCGACGAGttggcaataattttttttttacggattAGCATTGTTTCATTTCTTATGGTAAATGACGGTATTTGACTATATAAACCGATGGCCATGAATCATCTAATACATTCAACAAATTTACCGAGCTAATCGCTAATTATGTCTATTATTTATTTGGAGAAACTTACAAATAGCGTTGCAAATCAAGACTATCCTACATATAAATTGCAATGTAATCTTCTTAACATtcctatttttaattaattaactgtAAACTAGATGGATTTATGTGACGTTACTTGACTAATTTTTCATCCCCATAAGCCAAGTTTATTTGACAAcccttttttcatttaaatccgTGAGACATTAAATTTATGGAGTAACAAAtgaataaaggaaaacaaagttGTTGAGTTGATTGCATGCAACTCATGTTTAAATTCCACGCAGTCCATAgacgaaaggaaagaaaaattagtcGTTCTTAGCTTCCGGACACCATTGATCACATTCCACTCAGTCCatagacaaaaagaaggaagaagaacatGAGCATTGCCTCGTATCGAAGAAACATAATAGGTCACTGACATTCTTTGCCTTACTTCATCCTCCTCTCTGGGAACTTCTAAATGAGACTTGTCATCAtaccttccttcttttttctcttggcTCAAAACTTTTCTTGGATTGCATTTCCAAAGGGACAAGTTCTTTGCAGCTTGACGCCGACGAAgaggcaagaagaagaagaaaaatagttCCATTTCTCTTCCTGAAGTAAAGAAAAGGTTCTGATATTCTTTCCTTCGTCTGCTGGCCAGAACAATTGAGATAAACATAGCAGTGCTTATCAAACTCCACCCTTTGCTCGCTTTTCGACCATCTAAACGGTTGATTTTCCGATCTCTtattcctgaaaaaaaaaaaatctatggaTTGTGCATATCCTGTTGTAGAACTCATCAAAGAGTTATAGGGCTTGGCCAGCAAACCTTTGGGCTACGTTCATTATCTCAATGATAATGCCCGCTCGTTGGAAGAAGCAAATGAAGACCTAAAGGTATTTGTGGTATTCTTATTCCCACTGCAAATTATCacgattttattttatgaataagaTATGTTATTTGctatttaattttcaaagatttttctttaacTAGCGATGAAATGAATTTGTATTAGTTTGCTTTCaattttctcttgttctttctATTTGTAAATTCAAACTTAATAAAGAAATAATCTGTTCAAaaaattttcttcttgtcaATTTACAGTTCAAATGTAATGAGGAAACAATTCCACACTTAAAGTTGAAATGTTATCTTCTTAACGTTCAGAGTTTAACCAAATCTAATTGTGAATTAACGCTGCTTTACTAATTATGTTCTCCATAAGCtgtatatatacaaaaatatttttactataaAATCCACGAGACATTAAATTTATGGGAGTAACAAATGAATAAAACAAAACATAGTAGTTGATTGCATGCAACTTACGTTTAGATTCTAACTATTTATGATAGAATAACTGTAAAATAATAACGATTGCGAAAAATGTCaagacaattttcaataattcaaaGAGAGAAGTAAAAGTGACTAGTATGAAATGGGTGACCGGGCAATTTTAAGGACATTGAGTTATTTAATCGAAGTCTGCAGAATGACATGTCCAACAAATGAAGTGAGTTGTCTCTTGCAAATTGGGTAGGACCAATCCTGCAAATGGAAATCTTTAAATTTCAGAAACTTATTGTATGTATCTATGTCAAAAATTGAAGATGACTGTCAAAGGTTTCAAGCTTTTTACATTAACAAAAGTGAAGTCGGGTATCCCgtaagattgttttttttttttttttgggggggagggggggttagAAGGGAACTTTCATGTCACTTAAAAGAAATGTACGTGGCATCAAGACAAAACCAATCACAAAGCGTTACAATCCAGtgcaaatctgaaaaaatagaTCAACTTGGCTGCAGCAACTCCCTCATTCCACAAGAATGGATTTGTCATAACATCATTCGGCGCCGTAAGAATTTGAAAAAGCAACAAGTAAATGCTAAATCAACTCTAATTTTAATTAGAATTAGAGAAGGCTTTTTGCGGATCGCTTCACTAGTTACCCAAATTGCAGAATTACGAATAATAAATGAACAGCTGATTAAATTTGATATACATTATTCTGCATCttaaaaagaaatagaataatTCTTTGCTtgtatccaaaaaaaaaatgatgctttGCTTCCGGACACCATTGATCACATCCCATGCAGTCTAGAGACAAAAAGCAGGAAGAAGAACGTGAGCATTGCCTCATATCGAAGAAACATTAACAGGTCACTGATATTCTTTGCCTTGCTTCATCCTCCTCTCAGGGTGCTTCTGAATGAGACTTGTCATTAcaccttcctttttccttggcTCGAACTTTTTCTGGATTGCATTTCTGAATGGTAATATTCTTCGCGGCTTGACGCGgacgaagaaagaagaagaagaaagatattGCCGTTTCTACTTCTTGAAGTAAAGAAAAGGTTCCTATGTTGTTTCCTTCGTCTACTAGCCGGAACAATCCATACTTGTCCAACTCCACTCATTTGCCCTCTTTCCAACCTTCCAAACAGTTGACCTTCCGATCTGTTATCTCGGAAAGAATCCATGGAAATCGCAAGTTTTGTTCTGGAAATCGTCAAAGATTTATGGGGCTTGGCCAGTAAACCTTTGGGCTACATTCGTAATCTTAATGATAATGTCCGCTCGTTGGAAGAAGCAAATGAAGACCTGAAGGCCATGAGCGAAGATGTGAAGGACAGGGTGAaacgcgaagaagaagaagcaggggCGCAGCGCACCGGACAAGTGGCGAACTGGTTAGGCAAGGTGCAAGAATTTGTCGGTGGAGTAGATCAAGTTCTTCGGGAAGCCGGGGAACGTGACCGAATCAAATGCCTCAGTCGTTGTCTTCCGCGGAACTGCTGGTCGAGctacaaattggggaaaagagTCGACCAATTGCTCAATGATGCGAGACAGCTCCAACATGAGAAAGGTGAATTCAGAGATGTCACGTCACCGCTGCCTCCTCCTCAGGTGCTCGAGATGCCTATGGTCAAGACCGTGGGGCTTGATGTTTTC from Rhodamnia argentea isolate NSW1041297 chromosome 2, ASM2092103v1, whole genome shotgun sequence encodes the following:
- the LOC115750680 gene encoding serine decarboxylase, which gives rise to MMNGGAKVSPEAFDPAAVAAEPLPEVVELNGDVAGAGKVGNGKREIVLGRNVHTTCLAIEEPDANDDFTGDKEAYMAGVLARYRKTLMERTKHHLGYPYNLDFDYGALSQLQHFSINNLGDPFIESNYGVHSRQFEVGVLDWFARLWEIEKSDYWGYITNCGTEGNLHGILVGREVFPDGILYASRESHYSVFKAARMYRMECVKVATLVSGEIDCTDFKDKLLANKDKPAIINANIGTTVKGAVDDLDLIIKTLEESGFTQDRFYIHCDGALFGLMMPFVKRAPKVSFKKPIGSVSVSGHKFVGCPMPCGVQITRMDHINALSRNVEYLASRDATIMGSRNGHAPIFLWYTLNRKGYKGFQKEVQKCLRNAHYLKDRLREAGVSAMLNELSSTVVFERPSEEEFVRRWQLACEGNIAHVVVMPSVSIEKLDDFVNELIENRSTWYSDGTVQPPCVAVDIGAENCCCALHK